The genomic stretch acggtttgttcaaactaaaaccaacttatatctcataacacacgcatatttaacaagatgtagatgcataattgtgtttggtttgaagctctggtcgtttctggagcttcaattggattttgatggctgtttgtagcatataccattttagggttttcttagctcaaaattagggttcttcattagggccaaaattaaaacaaattaagggcagggttacattcagtggaacaagacgaatccaatggtaccatcgcgcctgatttctatgctcgtttacccctattcgttattttgcaggtatgaagctcatcaattacagcgctctttcataaaagcgctgtaaaaggccctagcgagaggttgaagatgatgaggtgtccccacctcattggacagccagcgcgcgtactttttaaaatttcctctaattctgtgctttgcaggtgtactgatcaccacgtgcctcaatttctggaccatctgatctcatttaatgaatcatccaacgcgccagatcaaacaatccttatcatggaccctcaatccaaccacacatgatcaatatccttttattttctattttattttaatttctttgttaaattaattaaaaatagttttaaaaatccaaaaaatacacaaaaaatatttttagacttctaaaataatatattattttctgaaataaaaatattttatttttcttcaaaatttcaatattttgcataattaattagtatatatttatatatttgctttttttgattattctaaccaatcaaaaaatcataaaaaaattgttctttgtataaaatattgtttatatattataaactaattttgtacatattttgaataattttctctttaagttttaattatttgtataattatttgcataattatgttttaattaacttaaatcaatttcaaatcaattccaaaaattccaaaaaaattagttttgttttaaaattaattgacaaatgttttgtacatattttaaacttaatttctaggtttaaatctattttcatcttttttcttcattttaatttaattaatcatgcattaattataattaaaataaatcataaaaaatccaaaaaacatgcctttatttttcttgcaatttcaattcctagataaatgtataggatgtcaaattcatgtaaataggctagtttacatttcccgcacaatcgatgtaatagcgtagatttactttccgcactttacatttccgcattttaaattcccgcacatataaactgcgtgtatgtcaaagataaaattgaaccgttagatcactaacttcaaagataaaatatctgaatacaaacacaatcacacttgcacctcttaaggtaatcccttctcattcttttcaaaatcaaagtcaaaattctactgttttgagtacaaaatcgaaccttgcgtttatatccggtgaaaggatatatttttaaaggaaataggataaagaccttacaactcagggtagacctcctagtttgcttgctcaaatcaaaacaaacaaaattctcataccctgttgtttttcaaaacaaaactttcaaaaaagacaatactttgtatacatccaaacacggattattacaaagttaacgttcttttcaaaacatctttcgaaagataaacaagcattttgtatacatccacacacggatcattacaaaattcaaaagtatttgaaaccacatatgagcattctaaagcaattgaaaagtgatcgaaaaacaagtgagctaagcaaacttaagagcccatggataaccatggatacaaagggtgctaacaccttccctttgtataacctacccccttgcccagaatttcttaaaggtcttttttctgtttcttttataaacctttccttaattggataaaataaaaggtcggtggcgactctgtgaattttcaaaatgcgaaagcattaagcgataaaaaagagtcagttcacgtatctctacagatcagaggtatggcccgggataaaaatcggaggtccacacaacCCAAAATGCGCGTGcacattgtattttttttattatatatatatatatatatatatatatatatatatatatatatatacacactacAAGAAAGAtgctctgcagcgacgtggatACCAAGTCGCAACATGCaacatcacgtcacaacaaaaaaCTAGCGATGTGGGCAAACACGTCGCAGGAGCACGAGTGACAACTCAGTAGCGACGCggagaccacgtcagaaagtagcgacgtgactccAACGTCGCAATAAATATACATGGGAAACATCTCCCTGCACGCAgagcaggtgtggcaggtgtggcaggtgtgggAAAGTGTGATGTTGACTTTGTAGCGACATGGTTTTCACTTCGCTACATTAaatgctattttttttttaaatttaatcacgcaggatgaattttttttatataattaattaattaatttatataataaaatttatatataataaaatttatatataataaaatttatatataataaaatttatatataataaaatttatataataaaatctataaaataaaatttctataataaaatcaataaatataatttatataataaaattttataaaataaattcatataataaactttatataataaattcaattaaataaaactaaaaatttaaaactaatattttaatgaattaaaatgtagaataagttacataaatataaattaaaaacaaataaaatataaaatgtttttaagaggcatcatcatccggaaaataattatccggattaaaatcatcacCCACTTcgtcatcctccggctcttgaggaggaACATTACTGTAATTTCCACCTTCTTGCATAAatcgtctcatctgctcctccatctcagcttgcttcttcagaatgccctctatctgccgcgcatgctgctcctccatatcagaatgcttcttccgcatcatctccatttgggcctcattttcgcgtctcgccaattgccttattaattcagtttgttcctgtgtcaaatttggttgacgcgatccaccctctccatcctgaaTTCTTTGAAACAGATTGCGATCACCAGCTCTATAGCTGGACGCCACATTTCCAgccccaaaaaagcaaccattaggccctttttcttcaataacctcacaccaaatatagtgatcaacatccgcgttaagcggctccccctctgctggcatgtattgaggattattttccagaaaaatggcaagcaatctatcatattcttcctgcacacatattcaataaaaaaaatttaagttaaatatttacatgcatatttaattataataaataaatatgtacatactataaattaaaatatattaaaaagttgccacgtgatcttcacgtggcaatttatcaattgccacatgaaattcacgtcacaaattttttattaatttaaaaaaaataaacaacgtaaatttcacttacaagatacatcCTCGTGCGCTCGTCGTCAAaacctcccgatctccttgtccgggtcctcgaaatcagctcaggcatcaatggtcttctccccaactccttagcctaaataatataattaaaaattattagtaaaatatattatgaataaagatgtaacttaaaaattttaaaatttttaccaatcgtcgggcatgctccgcggtgctaatacttccaactgtattgacacaaccgcccttttcagatgccctcatcttcttaaaagtttctgatttagcctggaattctggagtcctccaatatattacaagctcctgaaaaacctcctcgcctatccagctaggacggatgccgtgaagctcataattctcccttactcgccgcagcataacagacattcttttagagcatttggtattgaaaactttctgaacCATTTTTTCACTTAACggatcccacacacatttctcctgcaatgttgtatgacattaaaataaaatgttaagtaattataatgagaatttcatttaaataaccataactaaaaaaataaattaaatgcacaacttaaataaataacaataccttaaacattctaaaccattcatatttatttttgacgtccccatagctcttaaaagctgatttatacatctgttgaattatatagttaacaatcctagcagcagtccgactcggcgtaaaactgaaataaaaaatgaaaatgttagatataaatttatacaaaaaatgaaaatgtatacatactataaaagtttttaaataggaaacttacttgcttccttcgggATGAATCCAAAATCTACCGTCAACGATATGAATCTCATCGGGGtcatccctcccacgaagatcagctccatctatctcatcaactacctcatcaacctcacgtgctggtacatgtgtgggatgtggggtgcgtgagcctccaGCCTGTGTGGGgtgtggactaggagatcgtccatcctgtgtcggacgtggacggggagatcgtccagcctgtgtggggcgtggactaggagatcttCTAGCCTGTGTCGGACGTGTACTCCTGGATCCTcccgtctgctggaaggatgaagtcatctggatgggatatgaaaaaccagatcctccaatctgctggaaggatgaaggcatgCCAGTATGGACGAATGGAAAGCTGGGCGAGGGCACACCAGTATAtgtgaatggaaagctaggtcctccCGACTGCTGGAAGGATGAGGGCACACCAGTATGctggaaggatggcggtaccGCTGAGTACTGGAAAGATGCAGGTACTCTAGACGGGAATGTgtgggaggagagtaatgggGTAAAAGCCTGAGTACTGGCTAAAGACATAGGATCAACATGACTCTGAGGGCGGGGACACACGGCCGAGTGAGGCGCGtcacatactactatcctcggacgttgggacttcttaccactatctttactcttaggtggcattttacctattttattattcatcaacaaagataataaattcattaagatcaatatatattcattaacaaataaatagatattcattaacacataaatagatatttaatagatattcattaacacataaatagatattcattaacacataaatagatatttaataaatattacattcaatgtttagttattcttcatcttcgttATCCATATCATtcacttcatcattctcttcgtcattctcttcattattgtcatcagattcaaactcttcatcattctcttcgtcattctcttcattcttgtcatcggattcaaactcttcatcattcttttcatccacattattttcaaccaacaatatagatgcatcaacttgatgtccctcaacagttgtatcagacaaacttgtaatgtcttcagctgcaaccacttcattaatttgatcaacatcGTCATATTGAAAATGACGATCAAGTAAAAGATGTTGCCTATCAAGTTGATAGGCAACATCTTCTACTTGATCGCcattttcaatatgaccttgcggttttgtttttattacaacacaccatcctcttttacgtgttacaaatgaaggataaggtacataataaacttgcctaacaatatttgacattatgaaagggtcatactctttgtatttccggTTCATCTGAATCTCAACAGTATCGTATGActtgtctatttttgtgcctctacttggatcataccattcacaataaaacaagacaactttattttctgaatccaagtaatggtataccaactcgtagatatgtttaataactccataaaagtcGTCTTCACCGCCATCTataactccttttacaaatacaccactgtttatggtttttttcccttcggtccatgcctcagtgtgtaacttatatccgttcacgaagtatgtgttCCAATCATTTGCGATttgtgtaacacccatatattttaatttctaatttaattggaaatttaattaataattagaattattggtggtttgtggaatttaattggaaaagaatggtttatgatgttgggccatgtgtgatgttaaggaatgagggggtgttatattAGAAAAGGCCTTATTCTAATTaaagattattttataaaataataaggaattgggagaaaggaaaaaggaacgtgaaaagcagagcagggagatgagagattggaaagctgatacgtgaagaggaacagagaggaagaagaccaatcaagaatctttggctaaggtaaggggggttcttccaattaccatctcttattgtaattatggatgatagtgcatgtttggttgtgttgttgagtcaatttgatcatatgtcagagttaggttttgggataattttaatagcagttgaataattgatgagtacctctgtgaattctatatagaattttatgttaattgatgtttgtgttgtgggtattgtatcaATTGTTGTGATGTTGCGTTCTTCCATGAacactgaatctgagttatgggtttccaataattggatagaaagttaggttttaatgtgtgAAACTGACATAGCATAATAGATTGATGAATTTGGATGAATACTATATGTTAATGTATGAAAAGAAggtgttttagacttaaaatca from Vicia villosa cultivar HV-30 ecotype Madison, WI linkage group LG4, Vvil1.0, whole genome shotgun sequence encodes the following:
- the LOC131596921 gene encoding uncharacterized protein LOC131596921, whose translation is MRASEKGGCVNTVGSISTAEHARRLAKELGRRPLMPELISRTRTRRSGGFDDERTRMYLEEYDRLLAIFLENNPQYMPAEGEPLNADVDHYIWCEVIEEKGPNGCFFGAGNVASSYRAGDRNLFQRIQDGEGMPFKLDGEDNGTPLFRRRSSGRREYATTRQASVGWSTSFFSLWIRGTIRMAGQLGQGFSQHTIGSLERAGAHV